In one uncultured Devosia sp. genomic region, the following are encoded:
- a CDS encoding MipA/OmpV family protein has translation MRFAYCLLTAVSLASALPGLSYAAGFDTYGAAPANLVAIEPTPDFIFILGAGIGTKPAYEGASDYVPSFVPIISVERLHIPGLIDVGGEGSTTGGFKFAPSFDYVGERISADHDALAGLDDVDATYTIGARIGYELVLTDTMTAEIYGAARYAFGGAEGLVGDLGVDVTAQVTPQLQVKAGPVVSLASEDYMDTYFGVTAAQSAATGGRLAAHDPEGGVKSVGLKASARYEFIPDTFVNLEGSYAAFVGDTRNSPIVQTGSEHQFTVGLGLSRRFSF, from the coding sequence ATGCGTTTTGCTTATTGCCTTTTGACGGCTGTTTCCCTTGCGTCCGCCCTGCCTGGGCTATCCTACGCAGCGGGCTTTGACACATACGGCGCAGCGCCCGCCAATCTGGTCGCCATTGAGCCGACTCCCGATTTCATCTTCATTCTTGGTGCCGGCATCGGCACCAAGCCCGCCTACGAAGGGGCGTCGGACTACGTCCCCAGCTTCGTGCCGATCATCTCAGTGGAACGCTTGCATATTCCCGGTCTGATCGATGTCGGTGGCGAGGGCAGCACGACGGGTGGCTTTAAATTCGCCCCATCCTTTGACTATGTCGGCGAGCGCATCAGCGCCGACCACGACGCCCTGGCCGGCCTGGACGATGTCGATGCCACCTACACCATCGGCGCCCGCATCGGCTATGAACTCGTGCTGACCGATACGATGACGGCGGAGATTTATGGTGCCGCGCGATACGCCTTCGGCGGCGCGGAGGGCCTGGTGGGTGATCTGGGTGTGGATGTCACCGCGCAGGTCACGCCGCAGCTGCAGGTCAAGGCCGGGCCCGTCGTAAGCCTCGCCTCGGAAGACTACATGGACACCTATTTCGGTGTCACCGCTGCGCAATCCGCGGCGACCGGCGGCCGGCTTGCCGCTCATGACCCCGAAGGCGGCGTCAAGTCCGTCGGCCTCAAGGCTTCTGCGCGTTACGAATTCATCCCGGACACCTTCGTCAATCTCGAAGGCTCCTACGCCGCATTCGTCGGTGATACGCGCAATTCGCCCATCGTCCAGACTGGCAGCGAGCACCAGTTTACCGTGGGCCTGGGCCTCTCCCGCCGTTTCTCGTTCTAG